The following are from one region of the Hymenobacter sp. YIM 151858-1 genome:
- a CDS encoding MBG domain-containing protein: MPVTITQPAPPTTTTALTYCQNAIAPALTASGSNLRWYATATATTSSTTAPTPSTASVGLTSYYVSQTVNGCESPRSKIDVTINAAPTATITASGPTSFCTGSSVTLSAPAGLSYLWSNGATTQSITASASGSYSVTVTNGSNCSATSAATVVTVTPAPSLSITAPTAVCAPGTVNLTAAAVTAGSTLPDGTVLSYWTNAAATTALNSPEAVAASGTYYIKATNGSCTDVKPVAVTVNPAPTTANAGPDQSLDGETATLAANAPQVGSGTWSVVSGEGGSFGSAASPTSTFSGVAGNTYKLRWSIGTGLCPASTDEVTIELKKVSTTTTVADASGVYGAGSVTLTATVQPNPGGGSVDFYLGGAKVGTSPVGNGGVATLAYNASQLNASGTTPYAISASFLGAGYFTASNSGPGQLTITPAPATISLSGLSATYDGSPKTASATTSPAGLALSISYDGNAAAPTEAGTYAVVATLNNANYTAANATGSLVIAPAGNSISFEALANQTYAPNATLPLAATASSGLPVSFEVTAGPASISGNTLTIAGAGTITVKATQAGNNNYAAATAVSRSFAVAKADQTIEFAALSAKTFGDADFELTAGSTALLPIGFAVTGPATLLPDGKTLRLTGAGSVTVTAEQPGNDNYNAAAAVSRTFAVDKATATLQLGTLAFGYDGSAKPVAATTTPGGLAGISITYDGSATAPTAAGSYAVVASLDNPNYQAISATGTLVISKAVATVTLDGLSQTYSATPKTVTASTSAAGSSFSYSFRKNNAVVAEPTAAGSYEVTATLDNPNYTGSATGTLVIAPAALAVTVADKSRAYAAPDPALTGTLTGVQGADNITASYSTTATATSNVGKYPITATLLDPQGKLSNYTVTNTPGELSVVPAAATISLADLGGHTYDGTTKAATVSTSPAGLPVTVTYNGAAPLPSAAGTYAVVATLNNANYSAADATGTLTIAPKALTVKANDKTRTYGNANPTLDGEFDGAIPNDGITASYGTAADAASNVGDYPIAATLNDPKGKLGNYAVSQQDGKLTVEARPVTVTADSKTKEYGDADPGLTYQITAGSLANGNSFSGSIARTPGETVGTYAIGRSTLSLGANYQLSFVEGSLAIGKAPLTVAANNASRAYGEANPAFGATYTGFKNNETATVLGGTLSLQTDATSTSPVGTYAIEASGLTSGNYAIGYQPGVLQVGRRSVAVKADAQTKVYGTSDPALTYTITAGSLVGTDAFAGALGRVAGEAAGSYAIEQRTLALSSNYTLTYTGADLAITKATLTVATDAQTKTYGQALPASAFTGSLNGVVPGDDITASRTSTGAAAGANAGSYDIVATLLDPDSKLGNYIVSNPAGTLTVSKAPLTVTANNATKAYGAAMPALGVSYAGLVNGELAPKTLPSVSTTATAGSPVKAGGYPITALGAADGNYDISYQTGTLTVTPVDLIVTADNKSKVYGQANPAFTASYSGLVNNDAPASLGGTLSFATQATAGSPVGAYDITPGGLISGNYTLEFKTGKLTIGKAQLSATADNKSRLYGEANPTFGGTLTGVQNSDAITASYTTTATPGTDAGTYSIVTSLNDPNQKLGNYEVNLTNGVLTIGRATLTVTADNKSKTYGDANPPLTVSYSGFVLNETASVLPTAPSASTTATQSSGAGNYPITAAGGASTNYAFKYVAGTLAVGKAELTVKANDASRTYGQANPAFTAHYSGYVNGDDAAAHTGAPQLTTPATSTSNVGPYDIVAAVGSLQSANYSFRFAPGTLTIGKATITVGNTSRAKTYGAALAATDFAGPLDGAVATDGITATRTSTGAAAAANIGQYPIKATLLDPNGRLGNYTVTNTDGTLTVEKAPLTVVAANQQRTYGDANPSLTGQLTGLQNADAITASYSTIATAATGVGNYVIEPALNDPNGKLGNYAVTKTNGTLAISPRPVTVTADSKTMVYGEAEPALTYKITAGNLVNNDAFTGALSRAAGTNVGTYAILRNTLALGANYTLTYLGANLTITPQFANPVADTYYTGSKFYWSTGPTSNTVTLNLVTTLKNNPNYGGDMRTARASFFVRKADGSLTPINGAQNLPVGLVNPDDMSTGTAAANVQYSFSGGAEVINIAVKVTGNYRSYDDGTKDAPVTLAVPTPGGLIAGGGSFTETGSAGFIKGRADFGFYVQYNKSLKNPQGSVSVTVHSPFDRTGKEDGKTHTYVLKSNAISVLAVNNPKAQFSGKANIKEIVDGVEQSIEGNCNMQLELMDGVGNPAVQPATQDLLAITVYRANGGVWYSSQWDGTKPVMRMVNVAAKDLVTVHGAPSGTAAVTATTPSSTASLAVTAPAAPATAKPAEATVLEVYPNPIADQATVRFRAAKGGKAQVYLYNQLGALVGTLYNAEVQGGREYRVPLRATELPTGTYFCRLIVNGQVENRRISIAK; this comes from the coding sequence GTGCCGGTAACGATAACCCAACCCGCTCCTCCTACCACCACTACCGCCTTAACTTATTGCCAAAACGCAATTGCCCCGGCGCTTACTGCCAGCGGCAGTAACCTGCGTTGGTACGCTACCGCAACCGCTACCACCAGCTCGACTACGGCCCCAACACCCAGCACCGCCAGCGTGGGCCTTACGAGCTACTATGTAAGCCAAACGGTAAACGGCTGCGAAAGCCCTAGGTCGAAAATCGACGTTACCATTAATGCAGCGCCCACGGCTACCATCACGGCCAGCGGGCCCACCAGCTTTTGCACCGGCAGCTCGGTCACGCTTTCGGCTCCGGCGGGCCTAAGCTACCTGTGGAGCAACGGCGCTACCACGCAATCGATTACGGCCTCGGCAAGCGGCAGCTACTCCGTTACGGTTACCAACGGCAGCAACTGCTCAGCTACCTCGGCAGCTACGGTTGTGACCGTAACGCCCGCCCCCAGCCTCAGCATTACAGCCCCCACGGCTGTTTGCGCACCCGGTACCGTAAACCTGACGGCCGCTGCGGTAACCGCCGGAAGCACGCTCCCTGATGGCACCGTTCTCAGTTATTGGACCAACGCAGCCGCCACCACGGCGCTGAACAGCCCCGAAGCGGTAGCCGCCAGCGGCACCTACTACATAAAAGCCACCAACGGCAGCTGCACCGATGTCAAACCCGTTGCAGTTACCGTAAATCCGGCGCCCACCACGGCCAATGCCGGCCCCGACCAAAGCCTGGACGGTGAAACCGCTACGCTGGCTGCCAACGCCCCGCAGGTGGGCAGCGGCACCTGGAGCGTGGTAAGCGGCGAGGGCGGCTCATTTGGCAGCGCGGCCAGCCCAACCAGTACCTTTTCGGGGGTAGCCGGCAACACGTATAAACTGCGCTGGAGCATCGGCACGGGTTTGTGCCCCGCCTCTACCGATGAGGTCACAATCGAGCTGAAAAAGGTGAGCACGACCACCACCGTGGCCGATGCCAGCGGCGTGTATGGCGCCGGCTCGGTTACCCTTACGGCCACCGTACAACCCAACCCCGGCGGCGGCTCCGTCGATTTTTACCTAGGGGGCGCCAAAGTGGGTACCAGCCCGGTGGGCAACGGCGGGGTAGCTACCCTGGCCTACAACGCCAGCCAGCTGAATGCCTCGGGCACTACGCCTTACGCTATTTCGGCCAGCTTTCTGGGGGCCGGCTACTTCACGGCTAGCAACAGCGGCCCCGGCCAGCTCACGATTACGCCGGCTCCGGCCACCATCAGCTTAAGCGGGCTGAGCGCCACGTACGACGGTTCGCCCAAAACGGCATCGGCTACTACCAGCCCGGCGGGGCTGGCTTTGAGCATCAGCTACGACGGCAATGCCGCGGCCCCTACCGAAGCCGGTACGTACGCCGTGGTAGCGACCCTGAACAACGCCAACTACACGGCCGCCAACGCTACGGGCAGCCTGGTAATTGCCCCGGCCGGCAACAGCATCAGCTTTGAGGCGCTGGCCAACCAAACCTACGCCCCCAATGCCACGCTCCCGCTGGCCGCTACGGCTAGCTCGGGCTTGCCCGTAAGCTTCGAGGTGACGGCCGGGCCCGCCAGCATCAGCGGCAACACGCTCACCATTGCGGGTGCGGGCACCATTACGGTAAAGGCCACGCAAGCCGGCAACAACAACTACGCGGCGGCCACAGCCGTGAGCCGCAGCTTTGCGGTAGCCAAAGCCGACCAAACCATCGAGTTTGCGGCACTCAGCGCCAAGACGTTCGGCGATGCTGATTTTGAGCTGACGGCCGGCAGCACCGCGCTGCTGCCCATCGGGTTTGCGGTAACGGGCCCCGCCACGCTGCTGCCCGACGGCAAAACCCTGCGCCTAACCGGTGCCGGCTCGGTTACGGTAACGGCCGAGCAACCCGGCAACGACAACTACAACGCGGCCGCAGCCGTGAGCCGCACATTTGCCGTTGACAAAGCTACCGCTACCCTGCAGCTGGGCACCCTGGCTTTTGGCTACGATGGCAGCGCCAAACCCGTGGCGGCCACTACCACGCCCGGCGGTTTGGCCGGAATAAGCATCACGTACGACGGCTCGGCCACGGCCCCCACGGCCGCCGGTAGCTACGCCGTGGTGGCTTCGCTCGACAACCCTAACTACCAAGCCATCAGTGCCACTGGCACCTTGGTTATCAGCAAAGCTGTGGCCACGGTTACCCTCGATGGCCTCAGCCAAACCTATAGCGCCACGCCCAAAACGGTAACGGCCAGCACCTCGGCAGCGGGCAGCAGCTTCAGCTACAGCTTCCGGAAAAACAACGCGGTGGTTGCCGAGCCCACGGCCGCCGGCAGCTACGAGGTTACGGCTACGCTCGATAACCCCAATTACACGGGCAGCGCCACCGGCACGCTGGTAATTGCACCGGCAGCACTGGCGGTTACCGTTGCCGATAAAAGCCGGGCGTACGCCGCCCCCGACCCTGCCCTGACGGGCACACTTACCGGCGTGCAAGGCGCCGACAACATTACGGCCAGCTACAGCACCACCGCCACGGCTACCAGCAACGTAGGCAAATACCCCATAACCGCTACCCTGCTCGACCCCCAGGGCAAACTCAGCAACTACACGGTAACCAATACGCCCGGCGAGCTTAGCGTTGTGCCGGCCGCGGCCACCATCAGCCTGGCCGACCTAGGCGGGCACACCTACGATGGCACCACCAAAGCCGCCACGGTGAGCACCTCGCCGGCCGGCCTGCCCGTAACGGTTACCTACAACGGCGCGGCCCCGCTGCCCAGCGCGGCCGGCACCTACGCCGTGGTGGCTACCCTCAACAATGCCAACTACTCGGCCGCCGATGCCACCGGCACTCTTACGATTGCCCCCAAGGCCCTGACGGTAAAAGCCAACGACAAAACCCGCACCTACGGCAACGCCAACCCAACCCTCGACGGCGAGTTTGATGGTGCCATACCCAACGACGGCATCACGGCCAGCTATGGCACCGCCGCCGATGCCGCCAGCAACGTGGGCGACTACCCCATAGCGGCCACCCTGAACGACCCGAAAGGCAAGCTCGGCAACTACGCGGTGAGCCAGCAAGACGGCAAGCTTACCGTGGAGGCACGCCCCGTAACGGTAACCGCCGACAGCAAAACCAAAGAGTACGGCGACGCCGACCCCGGCCTGACGTACCAGATTACCGCTGGCTCGCTGGCCAACGGCAACAGCTTCAGCGGCAGCATTGCCCGCACCCCCGGCGAAACCGTGGGTACCTACGCCATTGGGCGCAGTACGCTTAGCCTAGGTGCCAACTACCAGCTCAGCTTCGTGGAGGGCAGCCTGGCCATTGGCAAGGCCCCGCTTACGGTGGCGGCCAACAACGCCAGCCGTGCCTACGGCGAGGCCAACCCCGCTTTCGGCGCTACTTACACGGGCTTCAAGAACAACGAAACGGCAACCGTGCTGGGTGGCACGCTAAGCCTGCAAACCGATGCCACCAGCACCTCGCCGGTGGGCACGTACGCCATCGAGGCCAGCGGGCTGACCTCGGGCAACTACGCCATCGGGTACCAGCCGGGGGTGCTGCAGGTTGGGCGGCGCAGCGTGGCCGTTAAGGCCGATGCGCAAACCAAAGTGTACGGCACCTCCGACCCGGCCCTGACCTACACCATTACCGCCGGCTCGCTGGTGGGCACCGATGCGTTTGCGGGCGCCCTAGGTAGGGTCGCGGGCGAAGCCGCAGGCAGCTATGCCATTGAGCAACGCACCCTGGCGCTAAGCAGCAACTACACGCTTACCTACACCGGCGCCGACCTCGCCATTACCAAGGCCACCCTGACGGTAGCCACCGATGCCCAAACCAAAACCTACGGCCAGGCGCTGCCGGCCAGCGCCTTTACGGGCAGCCTGAACGGGGTGGTGCCCGGCGACGACATTACGGCCTCGCGCACGAGCACGGGCGCCGCGGCCGGGGCCAATGCCGGTAGCTACGACATTGTGGCCACGCTCCTCGACCCGGACAGCAAACTCGGCAACTACATCGTCAGCAACCCCGCCGGCACCCTCACGGTGAGCAAAGCCCCGCTGACCGTAACGGCCAACAACGCCACCAAGGCCTACGGGGCGGCTATGCCCGCCCTGGGCGTAAGCTACGCGGGCCTCGTGAACGGCGAACTGGCTCCGAAAACGCTGCCCAGCGTGAGCACCACAGCCACGGCCGGCAGCCCGGTAAAAGCTGGCGGCTACCCCATTACCGCCCTAGGTGCCGCCGACGGCAACTACGACATCAGCTACCAAACCGGCACCCTCACCGTTACGCCGGTTGATCTGATCGTAACGGCCGACAACAAGAGCAAGGTGTATGGCCAAGCCAATCCGGCCTTCACGGCCAGCTACTCGGGCCTCGTGAACAACGACGCGCCAGCCAGCCTGGGCGGCACGCTAAGCTTTGCCACGCAGGCCACGGCCGGCAGCCCGGTGGGCGCTTACGACATAACGCCCGGCGGCCTGATTTCAGGCAATTACACGCTGGAGTTTAAAACCGGTAAGCTCACCATCGGCAAAGCGCAGCTGAGCGCCACCGCCGACAACAAGAGCCGTTTGTACGGCGAGGCTAATCCGACCTTCGGTGGTACGCTCACAGGGGTGCAAAACTCCGACGCCATTACGGCCAGTTACACCACTACGGCTACGCCAGGCACCGACGCCGGCACCTACAGCATTGTAACCAGCCTGAACGACCCCAATCAGAAGCTGGGCAACTACGAAGTGAATCTGACCAACGGTGTGCTGACCATCGGTAGGGCTACCCTAACGGTTACGGCTGATAACAAAAGCAAAACCTACGGCGACGCCAACCCGCCCCTCACGGTGAGCTACAGCGGCTTTGTGCTGAACGAAACCGCCTCGGTGCTGCCTACAGCCCCAAGTGCCAGCACCACGGCTACGCAGAGCAGCGGCGCCGGGAACTACCCCATCACGGCTGCTGGTGGCGCTTCGACTAACTACGCCTTCAAGTACGTAGCCGGCACCCTCGCCGTAGGCAAAGCCGAGCTTACAGTGAAGGCCAACGACGCCAGCCGCACCTACGGGCAAGCGAATCCGGCCTTCACGGCGCACTACTCCGGCTACGTGAACGGCGACGACGCGGCGGCCCACACCGGCGCGCCCCAGCTTACCACCCCCGCCACCAGCACGAGCAACGTAGGCCCGTACGACATTGTAGCGGCGGTTGGCTCCTTGCAGTCGGCCAACTACAGCTTCCGGTTTGCGCCGGGCACCCTTACCATCGGCAAGGCCACTATTACCGTTGGCAACACCAGCCGCGCCAAAACCTACGGCGCCGCCCTGGCGGCCACCGATTTTGCGGGCCCGCTGGATGGCGCGGTAGCCACGGACGGGATTACGGCCACGCGCACCAGCACCGGGGCCGCGGCCGCGGCCAACATCGGCCAGTACCCCATCAAGGCCACGCTCCTCGACCCCAACGGCAGACTGGGCAACTACACCGTAACCAACACCGACGGTACGCTGACCGTTGAAAAGGCCCCGCTAACGGTTGTGGCGGCCAACCAGCAGCGCACCTACGGCGACGCCAACCCGTCCCTGACGGGCCAGCTGACGGGCCTCCAGAACGCCGATGCCATTACGGCCAGCTACAGCACCATCGCCACCGCGGCTACGGGCGTGGGCAACTACGTAATCGAGCCCGCCCTCAACGACCCCAACGGCAAGCTCGGCAACTACGCCGTTACCAAAACCAACGGCACCCTTGCCATAAGCCCACGCCCCGTAACGGTAACGGCCGACAGCAAAACCATGGTGTATGGCGAGGCCGAACCGGCCCTGACGTATAAAATCACGGCGGGTAATCTGGTGAACAACGATGCCTTTACCGGAGCGCTGTCGCGCGCGGCGGGCACCAATGTGGGCACGTACGCCATCCTGCGCAACACCCTGGCCCTAGGTGCCAACTACACCCTCACGTACCTAGGGGCCAACCTCACCATTACGCCGCAGTTTGCCAACCCCGTGGCCGACACCTACTACACCGGCTCGAAGTTTTACTGGAGCACCGGGCCCACCAGCAACACCGTAACGCTGAACCTGGTAACCACCCTGAAGAACAACCCCAACTACGGCGGCGACATGCGCACGGCCCGCGCCTCGTTCTTCGTGCGCAAGGCCGATGGCTCGCTCACGCCCATCAACGGGGCGCAAAACCTGCCGGTGGGCCTGGTGAACCCCGATGACATGAGCACCGGCACGGCCGCGGCCAATGTGCAGTACTCCTTTAGCGGCGGGGCCGAGGTTATCAACATTGCCGTGAAAGTAACCGGCAACTACCGCAGCTACGACGACGGCACCAAGGACGCCCCCGTAACGCTGGCCGTGCCCACGCCCGGCGGCCTTATTGCCGGCGGCGGCTCGTTTACCGAAACCGGCTCGGCCGGTTTTATCAAGGGCCGGGCCGATTTCGGTTTCTACGTGCAGTACAACAAGAGCCTGAAAAACCCGCAGGGCAGCGTTTCGGTAACGGTGCACAGCCCCTTCGACCGCACCGGTAAGGAAGACGGCAAAACGCACACCTACGTGCTGAAGAGCAACGCCATTTCGGTGCTGGCCGTGAACAACCCCAAAGCGCAGTTCAGCGGCAAGGCCAACATCAAGGAGATTGTGGACGGCGTGGAGCAAAGCATCGAAGGCAATTGCAACATGCAACTGGAGCTGATGGACGGTGTTGGCAACCCTGCAGTTCAGCCCGCTACGCAGGATTTGCTGGCCATTACCGTTTACCGCGCCAACGGCGGCGTGTGGTACTCGAGCCAGTGGGACGGCACCAAACCCGTGATGCGCATGGTGAATGTGGCGGCCAAAGACCTGGTAACGGTGCATGGCGCGCCCAGCGGCACCGCTGCCGTAACGGCCACCACCCCAAGCAGCACGGCCAGCCTGGCCGTAACGGCCCCGGCTGCACCGGCTACCGCCAAACCGGCCGAGGCCACGGTGCTCGAGGTGTACCCCAACCCCATTGCCGACCAGGCCACGGTTCGCTTCCGGGCGGCTAAGGGCGGCAAAGCACAGGTGTACCTCTACAACCAGCTCGGGGCGCTGGTGGGCACGCTCTACAACGCCGAGGTGCAAGGCGGGCGAGAGTACCGGGTGCCGCTGCGGGCCACCGAGCTGCCCACGGGCACGTACTTCTGCCGCCTGATCGTCAACGGGCAGGTAGAAAACCGGCGCATCAGCATTGCCAAATAA
- a CDS encoding response regulator: MTPLPSVLLVDDDTTTNFLNQTLLTRLGVADRIYVALNGEQALTRVQAHCAVPDPECPALILLDVNMPGMNGIQFLEAYRQLPEVHQQASVVVMLTTSMHPRDVERVQQLHVDGFVSKPLTADKVQELLRTHFPERLNTAG; encoded by the coding sequence ATGACACCTTTGCCGAGCGTGTTGTTGGTGGATGACGACACCACTACCAACTTCCTGAACCAAACGCTGCTTACTCGCCTGGGTGTAGCCGACCGCATTTACGTGGCCCTGAACGGCGAACAAGCCCTTACGCGCGTGCAGGCGCACTGCGCCGTGCCCGACCCGGAGTGCCCGGCCCTGATTTTGCTCGACGTGAACATGCCCGGCATGAACGGCATTCAGTTTCTGGAAGCCTACCGCCAGCTGCCGGAAGTGCACCAGCAGGCCTCGGTGGTGGTAATGCTTACCACCTCGATGCACCCGCGCGATGTGGAGCGCGTGCAGCAGCTGCACGTCGATGGTTTCGTGAGCAAACCCCTCACGGCCGACAAAGTACAGGAGCTGCTGCGCACCCACTTCCCCGAGCGCCTGAACACCGCCGGGTAA
- a CDS encoding TIGR04283 family arsenosugar biosynthesis glycosyltransferase, giving the protein MNATAPATPAPPDSVSIIIPAYQEAGAIGALVEYLRQAGGAGPGVEIIVADGQSPDATAAVAAAAGARVLRCPRKGRAAQMNHGARAAQGHILYFLHADSYPPPGFLADIRRAVQQGYGSGCYRLAFDHPHWFLRASAWFTRFDWDAVRFGDQSLFVRRAVFEQAGGFREEMVVLEDQEIIGRLRRFGRFAILPGRVTTSARKYLENGVFRLQSIFFIICVLYRLGVSQPNLKRVYRALIRQDKI; this is encoded by the coding sequence ATGAACGCCACAGCCCCTGCCACCCCCGCCCCGCCCGATTCGGTGAGCATCATCATCCCGGCGTACCAGGAGGCCGGGGCCATTGGTGCGCTGGTGGAGTACCTGCGCCAGGCGGGCGGCGCCGGGCCCGGGGTAGAAATTATCGTGGCCGATGGGCAAAGCCCCGACGCTACCGCCGCCGTGGCCGCGGCGGCCGGCGCCCGGGTGCTGCGCTGCCCGCGCAAAGGCCGCGCCGCCCAAATGAACCACGGCGCCCGCGCGGCGCAGGGGCACATTCTGTACTTTTTGCACGCCGACAGCTACCCGCCGCCCGGCTTTCTGGCCGACATCCGGCGGGCGGTGCAGCAGGGCTACGGCAGCGGCTGCTACCGCCTCGCCTTCGACCACCCGCACTGGTTTTTGCGGGCCAGCGCGTGGTTTACCCGCTTCGATTGGGACGCGGTGCGTTTCGGCGACCAAAGCCTGTTTGTGCGGCGTGCGGTGTTCGAGCAGGCCGGCGGTTTTCGCGAAGAAATGGTGGTGCTCGAAGACCAGGAAATCATCGGGCGGCTGCGGCGCTTCGGGCGGTTTGCCATTTTGCCGGGCCGCGTAACCACCTCGGCCCGCAAGTACCTCGAAAACGGTGTTTTCCGGCTGCAGAGCATCTTTTTCATCATCTGCGTGCTGTACCGCCTGGGCGTATCGCAACCCAACCTCAAGCGCGTGTACCGCGCCCTCATCCGGCAAGACAAAATCTGA
- a CDS encoding cupin domain-containing protein: MNSTATHQEMLFEEIASQLQEQGFTIVAQDQARPWGGFFVIDEAQAQAFADAYFDGLPVDELKIAGKLSPKILLVAPHKRLSWQYHHRRAEIWRVVEGPVGVATSATDTEEPAKTYAPGEQITLRQGERHRLVGLDDWGVVAEIWQHTDATNPSNEDDIVRVQDDFGR; the protein is encoded by the coding sequence ATGAACTCCACCGCTACCCATCAGGAAATGCTCTTCGAGGAAATAGCCAGCCAGCTTCAGGAGCAGGGCTTTACCATCGTAGCTCAGGACCAGGCGCGCCCCTGGGGCGGCTTTTTCGTTATCGACGAAGCCCAGGCGCAGGCTTTTGCCGATGCGTATTTCGACGGGTTGCCGGTGGATGAGCTGAAGATTGCCGGCAAGCTGAGCCCGAAGATTTTGCTGGTGGCGCCGCACAAGCGGTTGTCGTGGCAGTACCACCACCGCCGCGCCGAAATCTGGCGCGTGGTAGAGGGCCCGGTGGGCGTAGCTACCAGCGCCACCGACACCGAAGAACCCGCGAAAACGTACGCCCCCGGCGAGCAGATTACGCTACGGCAGGGCGAGCGGCACCGTCTGGTGGGCCTCGACGATTGGGGCGTGGTGGCGGAAATCTGGCAACACACCGACGCCACCAACCCCTCGAACGAAGACGACATCGTGCGGGTGCAGGACGATTTCGGCCGGTAA
- a CDS encoding M13 family metallopeptidase — protein MTRSFAFGKWLWALPLLGLALGSCNPSGSAGTAQTDILQSSLDTTVHPGDDFFRYANGGWLKRHPIPNSESSWGIGREVQNEVYARLRALSEEAAKANAAPDSNQQKIGDFYATGMDSARIEKQGIAPLKPELDRLAAIRTPQEVMAAVAHLQPLGVGALMSPYVMQDAKNSEKMALYLYQGGLGLPNRDYYFNQDKRTAGIRQQYGHHVARMFQLLGQDSATARLNSNRVLRLETALARSSRKLEDLRDPYANYHKMAVADLGKLAGNVAWRTVLNQMELQRADTVIVGQPEFYRTVGQLLKTASVDDWKAYLQWHLVHTFAPNLSSNFDNENFRFYGTVLQGSKQQRPRWKRVLDREEDAMGEMLGQLFVKEYFRPETKQRYEKLVANVTASFREHIQQLDWMSDSTKQKALVKLSKITPKVGYPDKWKDYSALKVDRSSYVQNVMRANQWAYRYRVNKLGRPVDRTEWDMTPQTYNAYYNPSNNEIVLPAAIFAIPGLKDEDADDATVYGYAGASTIGHELTHGFDDEGSQYDEKGNLRNWWTKQDRAEFKKRVNQIVRQFNGYTVLDSLRINGKATAGENIADLGGIVIAYDAFKKTEQYKKGEKLGGLTPTQRYFLGYALGWQSHQREEELAQRILTDVHSPAQYRVNGPMADVPAFYEAFKVQPTHKLFRPDSARVRIW, from the coding sequence ATGACGCGTTCTTTTGCCTTCGGCAAGTGGCTGTGGGCTTTGCCGCTGCTGGGCCTGGCCCTGGGTAGCTGCAACCCCTCGGGCAGCGCCGGCACCGCCCAAACCGACATCCTGCAAAGCAGCCTCGACACCACCGTACACCCCGGCGACGACTTCTTCCGCTACGCCAACGGCGGCTGGCTGAAGCGCCACCCCATTCCGAACTCCGAAAGCTCGTGGGGCATTGGCCGCGAGGTGCAAAACGAGGTGTACGCCCGCCTGCGCGCCCTGAGCGAGGAGGCCGCCAAGGCCAACGCCGCGCCGGACAGCAACCAGCAGAAGATCGGCGACTTCTACGCCACCGGCATGGATTCGGCCCGCATCGAAAAGCAAGGCATTGCGCCGCTGAAGCCCGAGCTGGACCGCCTTGCCGCCATCCGGACGCCGCAAGAGGTAATGGCTGCCGTGGCCCACCTGCAGCCCCTAGGTGTTGGGGCGCTGATGAGCCCCTACGTGATGCAGGACGCCAAGAACAGCGAGAAAATGGCGCTGTACCTGTACCAGGGCGGCCTGGGCCTGCCCAACCGCGACTACTACTTCAACCAGGACAAGCGCACGGCGGGTATCCGGCAGCAGTACGGCCACCACGTGGCGCGCATGTTTCAGCTGCTGGGGCAGGATTCGGCTACGGCCCGCCTCAACAGCAACCGCGTGCTGCGGCTGGAAACGGCCTTGGCCAGGTCGTCGCGCAAGCTCGAAGACCTGCGCGACCCTTACGCCAACTACCACAAAATGGCCGTGGCCGACCTAGGCAAGCTGGCCGGCAACGTGGCGTGGCGCACGGTGCTCAACCAAATGGAGCTGCAACGGGCCGACACCGTGATTGTGGGCCAGCCCGAGTTTTACCGCACCGTGGGGCAGCTGCTGAAAACCGCTTCGGTGGATGACTGGAAGGCCTACCTGCAGTGGCATTTGGTGCACACCTTCGCGCCCAACCTCAGCAGCAACTTCGATAACGAGAACTTCCGCTTTTACGGCACGGTGCTGCAGGGCAGCAAGCAGCAGCGCCCCCGCTGGAAACGCGTGCTCGACCGCGAAGAAGACGCCATGGGCGAAATGCTGGGCCAGCTCTTCGTGAAGGAGTACTTCCGGCCCGAAACCAAGCAGCGCTACGAGAAGCTGGTGGCGAACGTAACGGCCTCGTTCCGCGAGCATATTCAGCAGCTCGACTGGATGAGCGACTCGACCAAGCAGAAAGCCTTGGTGAAGCTGAGCAAAATAACGCCGAAGGTGGGCTACCCCGATAAGTGGAAGGACTACTCCGCGCTGAAAGTCGACCGCAGCTCGTACGTGCAAAACGTGATGCGCGCCAACCAGTGGGCCTACCGCTACCGCGTCAACAAGCTGGGCCGCCCCGTCGACCGCACCGAGTGGGACATGACGCCCCAGACCTACAACGCCTACTACAACCCCTCGAACAACGAGATTGTGCTGCCCGCGGCCATCTTCGCCATTCCGGGCCTGAAGGATGAAGACGCCGACGACGCCACCGTTTACGGCTACGCCGGCGCCAGCACCATTGGCCACGAGCTGACCCACGGCTTCGACGACGAAGGCAGCCAGTACGACGAGAAAGGCAACCTGCGCAACTGGTGGACGAAGCAAGACCGCGCCGAGTTTAAAAAGCGCGTCAACCAGATTGTGCGGCAGTTCAACGGCTACACCGTGCTCGACTCCTTGCGCATCAACGGCAAGGCCACGGCCGGCGAAAACATTGCCGATTTGGGCGGCATCGTCATTGCCTACGACGCGTTCAAGAAAACCGAGCAATACAAGAAAGGCGAAAAGCTGGGCGGCCTCACGCCCACGCAGCGCTACTTTTTGGGCTACGCCCTAGGTTGGCAAAGCCACCAACGCGAGGAGGAGCTGGCCCAGCGCATCCTCACCGATGTGCACTCGCCCGCGCAATACCGCGTGAACGGCCCCATGGCCGACGTGCCCGCCTTTTACGAGGCCTTTAAGGTGCAGCCCACGCACAAGCTGTTCCGGCCCGATAGCGCCCGCGTGCGCATTTGGTAG